In one Zobellia galactanivorans genomic region, the following are encoded:
- a CDS encoding DUF4097 family beta strand repeat-containing protein, whose translation MDTLYKKLLLFAAAMVFGLPAMAQEKVSKKVIKTYGLTNAGELHLDNKYGNINIYGWTKNEVSITVNITVTHKKHDNAQELLERIRPILRNSENFVSVAYEIGENSSGFFSTLFDKANPFDFDRSNVQIDYKVYMPEKAEIEITNKFGDVFIEDWIGVLKADIQHGDMWINDNLNKADINLKYGKLRAKNINYSNLDLKNGGLDMDDSKSMRLNSAGSEIDIHTVESLEFYSNKDEVDIEEVSTLYGMLRFSNLRLGRLTKDIDLILKISDFSIEHIATPKGNISIEQESSEVSLNITDFPHQFTAVLEEGLVRLPKSFHNVNSHMLDKGKKLREIKATYGKKSEGRISITGKKGVVLLKEL comes from the coding sequence ATGGATACACTTTATAAAAAACTGCTCCTTTTTGCTGCGGCGATGGTCTTTGGCCTTCCGGCCATGGCGCAGGAAAAGGTGTCTAAAAAGGTAATCAAAACCTACGGCCTCACCAATGCCGGAGAACTACATCTAGACAACAAATACGGCAACATCAATATTTACGGATGGACAAAAAATGAGGTGTCGATTACGGTGAACATTACCGTTACCCATAAAAAACACGACAATGCGCAAGAGCTTTTAGAACGCATACGCCCTATACTCCGCAATAGCGAAAACTTCGTTTCCGTCGCCTATGAAATCGGGGAAAACAGCTCTGGGTTCTTTTCGACCCTTTTTGACAAGGCCAACCCCTTCGATTTTGACCGAAGCAATGTGCAGATCGACTACAAGGTATATATGCCCGAAAAGGCCGAAATAGAAATCACCAACAAGTTCGGTGACGTCTTTATCGAAGATTGGATAGGCGTTTTAAAGGCTGATATACAACATGGCGACATGTGGATCAACGATAACCTGAACAAGGCCGATATCAACTTGAAGTACGGAAAGCTCAGGGCCAAGAACATCAATTACAGTAACCTTGACCTAAAAAATGGCGGATTGGACATGGACGACTCAAAAAGCATGCGACTCAATAGTGCCGGCAGCGAAATCGACATCCATACCGTAGAATCATTAGAGTTCTACTCGAATAAAGACGAAGTTGATATTGAGGAAGTCAGCACCCTATACGGCATGCTCCGATTCAGCAATCTTCGCCTAGGTCGCTTGACCAAAGACATAGACCTTATTTTAAAAATATCGGATTTTAGCATAGAGCATATAGCGACACCTAAAGGCAATATCTCCATTGAACAAGAATCTTCGGAGGTAAGCCTGAATATCACCGACTTCCCCCATCAATTTACAGCAGTACTCGAAGAAGGCCTGGTACGCCTGCCGAAATCCTTCCATAATGTAAACTCCCATATGCTGGATAAAGGAAAAAAACTACGGGAAATCAAAGCCACCTACGGAAAGAAATCAGAGGGACGTATTTCTATCACAGGTAAAAAAGGCGTGGTTTTGTTGAAGGAGTTGTAG
- a CDS encoding RNA polymerase sigma factor encodes METEIRFTHRSLVESSKSGDRNSQYQLYELYVDAMYNIGMRFLGVKEDAEDIVQDSFVDAFKNLHKFKYESTFGAWLKRIVINKSINHLKVRRLPLATINDHEYHLTEEEHKEAVEAVDIQKVKKAIDILPLGYKQIINLYLLEGYDHMEIAEVLDISISTSKSQYHRAKKKLVEIINTL; translated from the coding sequence TTGGAAACCGAAATCCGTTTTACGCATAGGTCACTTGTTGAAAGCAGCAAGTCGGGCGATAGAAACTCACAGTACCAACTGTATGAGCTCTACGTGGATGCCATGTACAATATCGGCATGCGGTTTTTGGGAGTGAAGGAAGATGCGGAAGACATTGTACAAGACAGTTTTGTCGATGCTTTCAAAAACCTGCACAAGTTTAAATACGAATCGACTTTCGGGGCCTGGCTCAAACGGATCGTAATCAACAAGAGCATTAACCATTTAAAAGTCAGACGCTTACCGCTTGCAACAATAAACGACCACGAATACCATTTAACGGAAGAAGAGCATAAGGAAGCAGTAGAGGCCGTAGATATTCAAAAAGTAAAAAAAGCAATTGATATCCTGCCCCTAGGTTACAAACAAATTATTAACCTGTATTTGCTCGAGGGATATGACCATATGGAAATAGCCGAAGTATTGGACATTTCTATCTCGACCTCAAAATCGCAATACCACAGGGCAAAAAAGAAACTCGTTGAAATTATAAACACTTTATAA
- the hisH gene encoding imidazole glycerol phosphate synthase subunit HisH produces the protein MKIVIINYGAGNIQSIKFAIQRLGYEAVLSHDVAEIQSADKIIFPGVGEASSAMAKLRASGLDKLIPNLKQPVLGICLGMQLMCHSSEEGNTKGLGIFDVDVVKFSNEVKVPQIGWNQIANLKSGLFKDIEEKEHIYLVHSFYAPLCSETIAESEYGIKYSAALAKDNFYGTQFHPEKSSSVGEKILENFIRGMP, from the coding sequence ATGAAAATAGTAATCATAAATTACGGGGCAGGGAATATTCAGAGCATCAAATTCGCTATTCAGCGTTTGGGCTACGAGGCCGTTCTCAGCCACGATGTAGCGGAAATACAATCTGCCGATAAGATAATCTTTCCAGGAGTGGGCGAGGCCAGTAGTGCCATGGCCAAACTGAGGGCAAGTGGCTTGGATAAACTTATTCCCAATTTGAAGCAGCCTGTTTTGGGCATCTGTTTGGGAATGCAGCTCATGTGCCACTCGTCAGAAGAGGGGAATACCAAAGGATTGGGTATTTTTGATGTGGATGTTGTCAAGTTCTCGAATGAGGTGAAGGTGCCACAAATAGGTTGGAATCAAATCGCCAATTTAAAATCAGGACTTTTTAAAGACATCGAAGAGAAAGAACACATCTACTTGGTTCATAGTTTTTATGCCCCGTTGTGTAGCGAAACCATAGCGGAATCGGAATATGGTATAAAATACAGCGCCGCATTAGCCAAAGACAACTTTTACGGCACCCAGTTCCACCCGGAAAAGAGCAGTAGCGTAGGAGAGAAGATTCTTGAGAATTTTATCCGTGGTATGCCGTAA
- the hisF gene encoding imidazole glycerol phosphate synthase subunit HisF, with protein MLAKRIIPCLDIKDGRTVKGVNFVDLRDAGDPVELAEIYSREGADELVFLDISATEQKRKTLAELVYHVAEKVNIPFTVGGGISSVEDVDILLQNGADKVSINSSAVKNPQLINDLVAKFGSQCIVVAIDAKQIDGEWIVHLVGGKVPTERKLFEWAKEVEDRGAGEILFTSMDHDGTKDGFANEALSKLSTELNIPIIASGGAGNMQHFTDTFVEGKADAALAASVFHFKEIGIRDLKEELKEHGIPVRL; from the coding sequence ATGTTAGCAAAACGAATAATTCCTTGTTTGGATATCAAGGACGGACGAACGGTAAAGGGCGTTAATTTTGTCGATTTACGAGATGCGGGCGATCCTGTGGAATTAGCGGAAATATACAGTAGGGAAGGGGCCGATGAGCTCGTTTTTTTGGATATTTCTGCTACCGAACAAAAACGAAAGACCTTGGCCGAATTGGTATATCACGTAGCGGAAAAGGTGAACATTCCTTTTACCGTAGGAGGGGGTATTTCTTCGGTCGAAGATGTAGATATCCTATTGCAGAATGGCGCCGATAAGGTGTCCATCAATTCTTCGGCGGTAAAAAATCCACAGTTGATCAATGACCTGGTGGCCAAGTTCGGTTCGCAGTGTATTGTGGTAGCTATTGATGCCAAACAAATCGATGGGGAGTGGATAGTGCATTTGGTAGGGGGAAAAGTGCCCACGGAACGTAAACTGTTCGAATGGGCCAAAGAAGTGGAGGATCGCGGTGCTGGTGAAATCCTGTTTACGTCAATGGACCATGATGGTACCAAAGATGGTTTTGCCAACGAAGCCTTGAGCAAACTAAGTACGGAATTGAATATTCCGATAATTGCTTCGGGAGGAGCGGGCAATATGCAACATTTTACCGATACCTTTGTAGAAGGTAAGGCAGATGCGGCCCTTGCGGCCAGTGTTTTTCACTTTAAGGAAATCGGTATTAGGGATTTAAAAGAAGAATTAAAAGAACACGGTATTCCGGTACGGTTGTAG
- a CDS encoding DUF4249 domain-containing protein, with translation MKKHIKIISLLSLAVLAFSCTDVIDVDVQSAPTRLTVEASLDWEKGTLGNEQTIRLSTSTAFFDTTSNTEVTGAFVKVTNDSSGTEFIFEDQNDGTYTTSVFEPIVGQSYSLEIIYNGETYSAQETLNAVPDLTVMGQSRDNGFSEDDLEVNMVFKDPEEEGNSYFFKFQEQGELLPVFEEFDDEFVNGNEIDWYYESEEDDDTEETEAFEPGDVLHIEFYAISQAYRSYLQILVNQIGGMGMFDATPVAVKGNCVNLSDPDNYAHGYFRVTQVVKADYTFE, from the coding sequence ATGAAAAAACACATAAAAATCATAAGCCTTCTATCTTTGGCCGTATTGGCCTTTTCCTGTACGGACGTCATCGATGTAGACGTACAATCGGCACCGACAAGGTTAACGGTCGAAGCCTCCCTTGATTGGGAAAAGGGGACTTTAGGAAATGAGCAGACCATACGATTAAGTACTTCTACCGCATTTTTTGATACCACCTCCAATACGGAGGTCACAGGGGCATTTGTAAAGGTGACGAATGATAGCAGTGGAACCGAATTTATATTTGAGGATCAAAACGATGGTACTTATACCACCAGTGTCTTCGAGCCTATTGTGGGGCAATCGTATTCCTTGGAAATCATTTATAATGGGGAAACCTATTCGGCCCAAGAAACCCTGAACGCCGTACCCGATCTTACCGTGATGGGGCAATCGAGAGATAATGGTTTTAGTGAGGACGACCTAGAGGTGAACATGGTCTTTAAAGACCCGGAGGAAGAGGGAAACAGCTATTTTTTCAAGTTTCAAGAGCAAGGTGAACTATTGCCTGTTTTTGAAGAATTCGACGATGAGTTCGTAAACGGAAATGAGATTGACTGGTATTACGAGAGTGAGGAAGATGATGATACGGAAGAAACGGAGGCCTTTGAGCCTGGCGATGTGCTTCATATAGAATTTTATGCCATTTCACAGGCCTATAGGAGCTACTTGCAAATCCTTGTCAATCAAATCGGGGGTATGGGGATGTTCGATGCTACACCTGTTGCCGTCAAAGGTAACTGTGTAAACCTTAGTGATCCCGATAACTACGCCCATGGTTATTTTAGGGTGACCCAAGTAGTGAAGGCCGACTATACTTTCGAATAG
- a CDS encoding TonB-dependent receptor, whose amino-acid sequence MRRKVNSSVRQRWLNALASLLVLLVTTSGMAQENFTISGKISDKEDGETLFGASVFLEGTTIGVVTNEYGFYSITAPKGNYRLLISYMGYSEKYQEVSLDKNQKLDFEISEYSTELEEVVVTADEPEMAVLRKPEMSVSKLNIGTVKQMPVVLGEVDILKSLQMLPGVTNNGEGTGGLHVRGGAQDQNLVLLDEAIIYNTSHLFGFFSVFNADAIKDIKLYKGGIPARFGGRVSSVLDVRQKDGNNKNFALTGGIGLISSRLAAEGPIFGDKGSFLIAGRTSYAHLLLKVAGEKNSASFYDLNLKTNYSLNDKNKLYLSGYFGRDVLKFGNIFDSSYGNTSGNLRWNHIFNDRLFSNMSAIISKYDYDLGFTMEDFVWVASITNYNLKYDLKYYFSDKFKLDFGASGLYYDFDPGQIKPTSDSSDINPLSLDRKKAFEGGLYINAEHKLSKNLTAQYGLRYSVFNRLGGQPITRYANDLPVVYNSVLGIYESGTPIGETSYDKGESVKTFGNVEPRVSLAYQLNEASSVKAGFSRSAQYVHLLSNTAAVTPVDVWTPSGEYVDPQLSNQYALGYFRNFKGQAYSMEVETYYKTVDNRIDYIDGSNLIGQNTIETEILSGESRAYGLEVLLRKNEGKLTGWLAYTLSKSEQRTPGGAAGGLGINNGEWYNTSYDRTHDVSLAGAYQLNEKWSFGTNLVFQTGRPVTYPNGQYEYEGISVASYAARNSDRLPSYHRLDLSVNYKPNRKPENRWKGEWVLGIYNVYNRKNAASVSFGQNRETGANDATRTAIFGIVPSITYNFKF is encoded by the coding sequence ATGAGAAGAAAAGTAAACTCTAGTGTTCGGCAAAGGTGGTTGAATGCCTTGGCAAGTCTATTGGTATTGTTGGTAACCACATCTGGCATGGCACAGGAAAACTTTACCATTAGCGGTAAGATAAGTGATAAGGAGGACGGAGAAACCCTTTTTGGGGCCTCTGTTTTTTTAGAGGGAACGACCATCGGTGTGGTCACCAATGAGTACGGGTTCTATTCGATTACCGCTCCAAAGGGAAACTATCGATTGCTGATTTCCTATATGGGGTATTCGGAAAAATATCAAGAGGTAAGCCTGGACAAAAACCAAAAACTCGATTTTGAGATTTCGGAATATTCTACCGAGCTTGAGGAGGTGGTCGTTACTGCCGATGAACCGGAAATGGCAGTTTTGAGAAAACCCGAAATGAGCGTTTCAAAATTGAATATCGGAACTGTAAAACAGATGCCGGTGGTTTTGGGGGAAGTCGATATTTTAAAATCCCTGCAAATGCTTCCGGGGGTCACCAACAATGGTGAAGGTACGGGAGGTTTGCATGTTCGCGGCGGGGCACAAGACCAAAACTTGGTGCTTTTAGATGAAGCGATTATTTACAATACCTCGCACTTGTTCGGTTTTTTCTCGGTCTTCAATGCCGATGCCATAAAGGATATCAAATTGTATAAAGGGGGAATACCCGCACGTTTCGGAGGTCGTGTGTCATCGGTGCTGGATGTCCGTCAAAAAGACGGGAACAATAAGAATTTCGCCTTGACCGGTGGGATCGGACTTATTTCGAGCAGACTGGCGGCAGAGGGGCCCATATTCGGTGATAAAGGGTCTTTTTTGATAGCGGGCAGAACTTCTTACGCGCACCTCTTGCTGAAAGTGGCAGGGGAAAAGAACAGTGCAAGTTTTTACGATCTGAACTTGAAGACCAACTACAGTCTGAACGATAAGAACAAATTATATCTGTCGGGATATTTTGGTCGTGATGTGCTCAAATTCGGAAATATCTTTGATAGTAGCTACGGAAATACTTCGGGAAATTTGAGATGGAACCATATTTTTAATGATCGACTGTTTTCGAATATGTCGGCCATTATCAGTAAATATGACTACGACCTAGGGTTTACTATGGAAGATTTTGTGTGGGTGGCCTCGATCACCAATTACAATCTAAAGTATGATCTAAAATACTATTTCAGCGATAAGTTTAAACTCGATTTTGGGGCCAGTGGCCTATATTATGATTTTGACCCGGGACAAATAAAGCCGACCAGTGATAGTTCCGATATAAACCCACTGTCATTAGACCGTAAGAAGGCCTTTGAAGGTGGACTCTATATAAACGCGGAGCATAAGCTTTCGAAAAATCTAACGGCCCAATACGGGTTAAGGTATAGTGTTTTCAATAGGCTAGGGGGCCAGCCCATAACCCGCTATGCCAACGATTTGCCCGTGGTGTACAATTCCGTTCTGGGGATTTATGAGAGTGGAACCCCTATAGGGGAGACCTCTTATGATAAAGGCGAATCGGTAAAAACTTTCGGGAATGTCGAACCGAGGGTCTCCCTTGCCTATCAATTGAACGAGGCTTCGTCGGTAAAAGCGGGTTTTTCGCGTTCCGCGCAATACGTCCATTTGTTGTCCAATACCGCAGCGGTGACCCCGGTAGATGTTTGGACGCCAAGCGGCGAGTATGTCGACCCCCAGCTTTCCAACCAATATGCACTGGGCTATTTCAGGAACTTTAAGGGGCAGGCCTATTCCATGGAAGTGGAAACGTACTATAAGACGGTAGACAATCGTATTGATTATATCGATGGTTCCAACCTTATCGGACAGAATACGATCGAAACCGAAATTTTAAGCGGGGAAAGCAGGGCTTACGGATTGGAGGTGTTGCTCCGTAAAAACGAAGGCAAACTTACCGGATGGTTGGCGTACACCCTTTCCAAATCGGAACAACGCACGCCTGGCGGAGCTGCAGGAGGCCTGGGTATCAACAATGGGGAATGGTACAATACTTCCTATGACCGTACCCATGATGTATCCTTGGCAGGGGCCTATCAATTGAACGAGAAATGGAGTTTCGGTACCAATCTTGTTTTTCAGACCGGAAGGCCCGTAACCTACCCGAACGGGCAATACGAATACGAAGGGATTTCGGTGGCGAGTTATGCCGCTAGAAATTCAGACCGTTTGCCGTCATATCACCGTTTGGACCTTTCGGTAAACTACAAGCCGAACCGTAAACCTGAAAATCGTTGGAAAGGTGAATGGGTACTCGGTATCTATAACGTGTACAACCGTAAGAACGCGGCTTCTGTTTCCTTTGGGCAGAACCGGGAAACCGGGGCCAATGACGCTACCCGAACCGCCATTTTCGGTATTGTACCCTCCATTACGTATAACTTCAAATTCTAA
- a CDS encoding four helix bundle protein, translated as MNRYEDLKIWKKAMDLVEDVYLLMKQLPNDEKFALISQIKRSSISIPSNIAEGAGRNSKKEFRHFLSIANGSTSELETQLILVHRLKFVKKDSVKPIIKKCNEIRKMSYALQKSLN; from the coding sequence ATGAATAGATATGAAGATTTAAAAATTTGGAAAAAAGCTATGGACTTGGTGGAAGATGTTTATCTATTGATGAAACAATTGCCGAATGACGAAAAGTTTGCTTTGATTTCTCAAATTAAAAGAAGTAGTATTTCTATTCCGTCTAATATTGCCGAGGGAGCAGGAAGGAACTCGAAAAAGGAATTCAGGCACTTTTTAAGTATAGCCAACGGTTCTACGTCTGAATTGGAAACACAACTAATATTGGTACATCGATTAAAATTTGTAAAGAAGGATAGCGTAAAACCCATAATCAAAAAGTGTAATGAAATCAGGAAAATGAGCTATGCTTTACAGAAGAGCTTGAATTAA
- the hisIE gene encoding bifunctional phosphoribosyl-AMP cyclohydrolase/phosphoribosyl-ATP diphosphatase HisIE has protein sequence MKIDFNKNEDGLVPAIIQDAVTKNVLMLGYMNQEAFDITRETKKVTFFSRTKKRLWTKGEESGNFLILVDIKNDCDNDTLLVSVKPEGPTCHTGTDTCWSEENTSNFGFLSQLEQVIEQRRTASDSSKSYVASLFEKGINKIAQKVGEEAVETVIEAMDSNDELFLYESADLLFHYLILLQAKGFTLKDIEAELVKRHK, from the coding sequence ATGAAAATAGATTTCAACAAAAACGAAGACGGACTCGTACCTGCCATTATTCAAGATGCGGTTACCAAGAACGTCTTGATGCTGGGGTATATGAATCAAGAGGCTTTTGATATAACTCGAGAGACCAAGAAGGTGACCTTCTTCAGCCGTACTAAAAAAAGATTGTGGACCAAAGGGGAAGAGAGTGGAAACTTTTTGATTTTGGTAGACATCAAAAACGATTGTGACAATGACACGCTCTTGGTTTCCGTGAAGCCTGAAGGCCCTACTTGCCATACTGGTACCGACACCTGCTGGAGCGAAGAGAACACGTCTAATTTCGGTTTTCTTTCACAACTGGAACAAGTTATAGAACAACGCCGTACAGCTTCCGATTCAAGCAAATCGTATGTGGCTTCCTTGTTTGAAAAGGGAATCAACAAAATAGCCCAAAAAGTAGGGGAGGAAGCTGTGGAAACCGTAATAGAGGCCATGGATTCCAATGATGAGCTCTTCTTGTATGAAAGTGCCGATTTACTTTTCCACTACTTGATCTTACTTCAGGCCAAAGGATTTACCTTAAAAGATATAGAAGCGGAACTGGTAAAACGGCACAAATAG
- the hisA gene encoding 1-(5-phosphoribosyl)-5-[(5-phosphoribosylamino)methylideneamino]imidazole-4-carboxamide isomerase has product MRIIPAIDIIDGKCVRLSKGDYDTKKIYNENPLEVAKEFEAHGIQYLHLVDLDGAKSHHIVNHKILEQIASKTSLKIDFGGGLKSDKDLQIAFESGADQITGGSIAVKDKHTFSGWIQTYGAEKIILGADAKEEKVAVSGWQEESTEDLVPFIKSYQEKGIAYVICTDISKDGMLEGPSFDLYEKILGQCKVSMSEIGGKVTQGLKLIASGGISTFDELPRLAEMGCEGTIIGKAIYENRISLKQLEDFILKIGGQELK; this is encoded by the coding sequence ATGAGAATAATCCCCGCAATAGATATCATAGACGGTAAATGTGTCCGCTTGTCAAAAGGCGATTACGATACCAAAAAAATATATAACGAAAACCCGCTGGAGGTAGCCAAGGAATTTGAGGCGCACGGAATTCAATATTTGCATTTGGTGGATTTAGACGGCGCAAAGAGCCATCATATCGTCAACCATAAAATTCTGGAGCAGATTGCATCAAAAACCTCCTTAAAAATCGATTTTGGTGGGGGACTCAAATCGGACAAAGATTTGCAAATTGCTTTTGAGAGTGGGGCCGATCAGATTACCGGAGGAAGTATTGCCGTTAAGGATAAACATACCTTTTCGGGATGGATACAGACCTATGGGGCGGAAAAAATTATTCTCGGCGCCGATGCCAAGGAAGAAAAAGTGGCCGTTTCGGGCTGGCAAGAAGAGTCTACGGAAGATTTGGTTCCCTTTATAAAATCCTACCAAGAAAAAGGAATCGCCTATGTTATCTGTACCGATATTTCCAAAGACGGTATGCTTGAAGGGCCTTCCTTTGATTTGTACGAGAAGATTTTAGGGCAATGCAAGGTGAGTATGAGTGAAATTGGGGGAAAGGTGACCCAAGGATTGAAATTGATAGCCAGTGGTGGTATTTCTACCTTTGACGAGCTTCCCAGACTTGCGGAAATGGGTTGTGAAGGAACCATTATAGGAAAGGCCATCTATGAAAATCGGATCAGTTTAAAACAACTGGAAGATTTTATTTTAAAGATTGGCGGTCAAGAATTAAAGTGA
- the hisB gene encoding bifunctional histidinol-phosphatase/imidazoleglycerol-phosphate dehydratase HisB — protein sequence MAKKVLFIDRDGTIIKETVDEQIDAFEKMIFYPKAFTFLGKIAKELDYELVMITNQDGLGTDVFPEDTFWPVHNFILKSFENEGVVFDKVFLDRTFPHENANTRKPGTGLLTEYFSEDYDLKNSFVIGDRLTDIELAKNLGAKGIFINDDTNLGTGEITVKRDELNPVIALETNDWEKIYEFLKLEARVSETHRKTNETDIYINLNLDGTGKSDIKTGLAFFDHMLDQLARHGQMDLEIKVDGDLEVDEHHTIEDTAIALGEVFHTALGSKMGIERYGFCLPMDDCLAQVAIDFGGRNWLVWDAEFKREMVGDMPTEMFYHFFKSFTDGAKANLNVKAEGINEHHKIEAIFKAFAKAIKMAVKRDVEKMVLPSTKGVL from the coding sequence ATGGCCAAAAAAGTTTTATTTATAGATAGGGACGGTACCATAATTAAGGAGACCGTTGATGAACAGATCGATGCCTTCGAAAAGATGATTTTTTACCCTAAGGCATTTACCTTTTTAGGAAAAATAGCCAAGGAACTCGATTATGAATTGGTAATGATCACCAATCAAGATGGCTTGGGTACCGACGTCTTTCCCGAAGACACCTTTTGGCCCGTGCATAACTTTATATTGAAGTCCTTTGAAAACGAGGGTGTAGTTTTTGACAAGGTCTTTCTAGATCGCACGTTTCCACATGAAAATGCAAATACCAGAAAACCGGGAACCGGTTTGTTGACCGAGTATTTTTCAGAGGATTATGACCTAAAGAATTCCTTTGTTATCGGTGATCGGTTGACCGATATTGAATTGGCTAAAAATTTAGGGGCCAAAGGCATCTTTATTAATGATGACACCAATTTAGGAACGGGGGAAATCACGGTAAAACGAGATGAATTGAATCCTGTCATTGCCTTGGAAACCAATGATTGGGAGAAGATATATGAATTTTTAAAGTTGGAAGCCCGGGTTTCCGAAACCCATAGAAAAACCAATGAGACCGATATTTATATCAATCTAAACCTTGATGGTACCGGTAAGAGCGATATCAAAACCGGATTGGCATTCTTTGACCATATGCTGGATCAATTGGCCCGTCATGGTCAAATGGACTTGGAAATCAAGGTAGATGGTGACCTTGAGGTCGATGAGCACCATACGATAGAAGATACGGCCATTGCCCTAGGAGAGGTTTTTCATACGGCCCTAGGTTCTAAAATGGGAATTGAGCGCTATGGTTTCTGCCTTCCTATGGATGATTGCCTGGCTCAGGTCGCCATAGATTTTGGCGGTCGTAACTGGCTGGTGTGGGATGCGGAGTTCAAACGTGAAATGGTAGGCGATATGCCTACCGAAATGTTCTATCACTTCTTTAAATCCTTTACCGATGGGGCTAAAGCGAATTTGAACGTGAAGGCAGAAGGAATAAATGAACATCATAAAATAGAAGCGATTTTTAAAGCTTTTGCCAAGGCTATTAAAATGGCGGTAAAACGTGATGTGGAAAAAATGGTGCTGCCTAGTACAAAGGGAGTTCTTTAA
- a CDS encoding head GIN domain-containing protein, with translation MRTRKIIVAMALACVVLTSCDYEHVRASNEVSTKDLSLSDYDGLKVSNAFDVFVSFSDDEERIRIEANDNLHDRIVVAREGNKVIIKLKKYTTVRGDVTLKAFITTKDIHEFDLSGAASVTLETPWDIQRGEIELSGASHFTGEVIADKLEIDMNGASKADIFGNVQSVYADLSGSSDLRNYDLEIERLNIELSGASEAFLTANESIDIDATGASTLNYKGDAVISHQRLKGASQLKNRN, from the coding sequence ATGCGAACAAGAAAAATAATAGTCGCCATGGCCTTGGCGTGTGTAGTTTTGACTTCCTGTGATTACGAACATGTTAGGGCTTCCAATGAAGTAAGCACCAAAGATCTATCCCTTTCCGATTACGACGGGCTAAAGGTTTCAAATGCCTTTGATGTTTTCGTTAGCTTTTCAGACGATGAAGAGCGCATTCGTATAGAAGCAAACGACAATTTGCACGACCGCATCGTGGTAGCCCGTGAAGGCAACAAGGTCATCATAAAATTAAAAAAGTATACTACCGTACGGGGAGACGTTACCCTAAAGGCTTTTATCACCACTAAAGATATTCACGAATTTGACCTTTCGGGAGCCGCAAGCGTTACTTTAGAAACGCCATGGGATATTCAAAGAGGCGAGATTGAACTATCTGGGGCCTCACACTTTACCGGGGAAGTTATAGCCGACAAATTAGAGATCGATATGAACGGTGCCTCCAAGGCCGATATCTTCGGAAATGTACAATCGGTCTATGCCGACCTTTCGGGAAGCAGTGACCTTAGGAATTACGATCTTGAAATCGAACGCCTGAATATTGAACTCTCGGGTGCGAGTGAAGCCTTCCTTACTGCGAACGAATCTATCGATATCGATGCCACGGGGGCCAGTACCCTCAACTACAAAGGCGATGCGGTCATCAGCCATCAAAGGTTAAAGGGGGCCTCACAACTTAAAAACAGAAACTAG